From the Methanocaldococcus fervens AG86 genome, the window ATACAAAATATAGGAATGCCATTAACCTTCCTTACTCTACTTTCTCCATGAATCTCTTTACATTTATTTATACAGTCATAACACTTAGTACATTTTTCAGGATTTAAAATAATGATTTTTGGGTTCATATTACCCCTCCAACAACTTATTAAGGTAGTCTAAATACTCCTCCATGCTGAGGTTTGGAAAAGAGTAGAGGGTGTTTGGCTGATAGTACTTATCTATCGAAACTGTAATTACATTTGAGAATTGTTTTAGATGTGTTGCTGCCTGAGCTAAATAATAATAAGTTATTCCAACAAATAATGCCAAATCATAGCTACTGTTTGCCAAAAATTTAATTAATGCCATTAAATTCATCTCTTCAGGTGTTTTTATCACTTCTAAATTATATTTCTCAATGAATTTTTCAATCAACTCTTTTTCTTTGTCTTCTAAGTTTTCTCCCAGTATTAAAATTGGTTTCTTAGCCCTTTTAATCATCATTTTTACGAGTTTTGGAGAAGTTATTTCAGCATGAGCCACATTACTCCCAGCTGTTGGAATATAGGCGATAAATCTCTCGTCCATTACTATCACCAAGTTTAAAAAATTAAATTTAATGTTAAAGTTTTAATTTAGTACAATATCGTTTGGTCTTGAGATACTTCTCTAAGCATAGAGGGAAACCCTCTATTGCTATACACCATAACAACTCCTCGCTTACGCTCGGAGGTGCAAATTATTATTTAATATAATATCGTTGGATCTTGTGGGTATTTCTCTAAAGGTTTCCAGCCTTTTTCTTCTAAGTAAGCCATTATTTTATCTTTCATCATGAAAGGAATATCTTTTTCAGTTCTAACGAATTTCTCTAAATCTGGAGGCATTCTTCCAAAGTATTTTTCATAGACATCAACGTAGTGGTAGATTTTGTTTGCCCTACCTTTTGGAGTATCGTTAGGCCTCATACAAAGCTTTGGAATCATACAAATGCATTCTTTAACGTTTTCAGCAGTTACAATTAAATGCTCTGGAACTGGGTCTATCTCTAAAATTTCCCCTGTTTTTTTATCTTTTGCTTTAAACTTCTCCCCATTGCTTAAATACAACCTTCTATATTTTGCCCCATGTGGCCCTACAATAACTGGGATTCCCCACCTGTTAACTCCAGTAGCAATTGCAGCTGCCTTTTGGCTCATAGCTCCCCATGCAACTCCAACAGCTCCAACTTTGTTTAGTATGTAATCAGCAACCTCTGCATAATTTCCTCTCAATGGAACTTTAGCAAAGATATTTGCTATTTTTATAGCTGCTCCACTTATGTGGCAGTTTGATAAGCAAGAACCGCAATTTACAAGCCCTCCTGCTCTAAACTCTCCAGGATATTTTTCATATAGTGTTTTTCCATCTTTATCTTTCCACATTCCAATAGCCATAGCAGCACAACCAGTAGCTACAATTATATACTTCCTCTCCAAAAACTCTTTAGCTATTAAAGCTACTTCCTCTTCACCATTTGGATGGTTTGAGCAACCAACTAAAGCAACAACTCCTGGAATATCCCCAAATACAATTGGAGCTCCAACACTTCTAATTTCAACATCTTTGATTGGCCCCCTACCAGCCCTTATCTTGAATTTTAAATCTTTATAATATGCCTCTCCAACCTTTGTAGTCATGCTAACTATTGGTAGATTCCTTGGACATATTGCTTCACATCTTCCACAGCCGTAACATCTCTTGTATAAATCAACGAATCCATCAAAATTACCCTGTTTTGCTAAAGCCATTGCTTCTTTAACTTTAAATGCATTTGGACAGTTTCTGTTACACCATCCGCATTCAGTACATTGCCTTGCCAACTCAACGACTTCGTCCAAGTTTGGTAATGTTTTTTTATCCTTCCTTTCTTTAGCCACTATTTTAGCAACTTCAACAGCTACTTTTCCAACCTTTTCCTCATCCAAAATTAAAGCCGCCCTATTTCTTAATAAGTAGCTAATGATCTCATCTTCATTCATGTGAGAAACATCTTCTAAACCTAAACACATTTTTTCATTTGTTGCTATCAAAACAGCCCCTGTTTTTAAAACCTCTTCTAAAATATCAGTCCTTATACATTGCTCATCTACAACTACAACATCCGCTACCCCACTTCTAACAAACATCAACTGCCTTGATAAAGGTCCAACAACCTTAGCCTTATCAGAAACTCTTGTAATATCTATAGCCGTACAGCAGATACCACAAACTTCTACTTCATCTTCCATATTTTTCTCTTCCAAGTATTCCAATATATAGCCCCCAGGAACTACATTATGCCCTATACATAAGATAACCGGCTTGTTTTTATCAATGCAACCAAATCCTAAATCTATCAATGGAGTGTCTTCATCTCCTTTTGGCATATTGTAAGCAACTATTTGGGCAATATCTCCAACTTCTCTTGCCAAGTCATCAATCATTCCTGCATGTAGAGCTTTGCTTTCAAAATCTAAATAATCCCCTTCTTGCCCAGTATGTGTTGCCGATAATAAGTGAGTTATTTGCTCTTCACAATAATCCAAGATTTTTTCCAAATCTCCCAATGTTTTTGGTTTCATTCCCATAACAGTTCTTGCTATTGGCATTTCAACTTCTATCTCATTACCTAAATCAATTGGGTAATTTCTACCAAATTTTTCAATTAGGTGGTGAACTAAATGCCTACTATGTCCTGCATGGCATGCTGCTCCAATACAGCAGGCAAGTAAAACTACTCTTGCTTGCTGAGCTTTAATGTTTAAACCACAAGCTCCTTTCTTCCCTTTACTTAAATCACACTTTCCAAATGTACACAAACAACACATGTCACAGATTGGCATATAAAATGGAGGATACCTCTCTAAAAGCTTAAAATCCCAATATCTTAATGTAGGAACTTTTGGTTTCGGTGTAGGTCCCATCGGTTCCCAATCTTCCTCTTCTTCCTCTCCAACTTTTATCTTCATTGATATATTGGCGTTTTTCATCTTAACTAACGGATTGAGAAGTTTTTTTGCATCAATTTCTATTTTATTCTCCATAACCATCACTTTTTAATTATCATGATTAATCATTATAATTCTTAAGGTTAGTTTGTAAAACTTTTATATATAAACTTTGTTATGATTAAAAGCAGATTTTGTATGAAAATTTTCTAAAGCTTTTACGATATCTTTTTCACAAATAGTCAATAATTTTATATGAAGCAATCTGCTATTATTAATTAAAACTACTTCAATGATATCATGCTTAGAGATGTTGCATTTGAATTTTTTATGATAATTGCATTAAGTATTTTTATTGGTTATATTATAGCAGAAAATACAAATAATAAGTTATGGATAGTTATCTTCCTATTATTTGGCATTTTTTGTGCATTTGGGAGATTATTTAAAATGATTGAGGATTATGAAAAAGGTGATTCTATTGGAAAAAAAGGTAAAAAATGAGGAGCTTATAGTTAAGGAAGAAGCTGAAACAAACTGGGATTATGGTTGCAACCCTTACGAAAGAAAAATAGAGGATTTAATAAAATACGGTGTTGTCGTTATTGATAAGCCGAGAGGCCCTACATCTCATGAGGTATCATCATGGGTTAAAAAAATCTTAAATTTGGATAAAGCTGGACATGGGGGGACATTAGACCCTAAAGTTACAGGGGTTTTGCCAGTAGCTTTAGAGAGAGCTACAAAAACAATACCTATGTGGCACATCCCTCCTAAAGAATACATCTGCTTAATGCATCTTCATAGAGACGCTTCTGAAGAAGATATATTGAGAATTTTTAAAGAATTCACTGGAAGAATTTATCAAAGACCTCCATTAAAGGCAGCTGTTAAAAGAAGATTAAGAATTAGAAAAATTTATGAGTTAGAATTATTGGATTTGGAAGGTAGAGATGTTTTATTTAGGGTTAAATGCCAATCTGGAACTTATATAAGAAAACTTTGTGAAGACATAGGAGAGGCATTAGGGACATCTGCCCATATGCAGGAGCTAAGAAGGGTTAAAAGTGGATGCTTTGAAGAGAAGGATGCCGTTTATCTTCAGGATTTGTTAGACGCTTATATATTTTGGAAAGAAGATGGGGATGAAGAAGAGCTGAGAAGGATCATAAAACCAATGGAATATGGATTGAGGCATTTAAAGAAGGTTGTTGTTAAAGACTCTGCTGTTGATGCTATTTGCCATGGAGCGGATGTTTATGTTAGAGGGATAGCAAAATTAAGTAAGGGTATTGGTAAGGGAGAGATAGTTTTAATTGAGACATTAAAAGGAGAGGCAGTTGGAGTAGGAAAGGCGTTAATGAATACAAAAGAGATATTAAATTCTGATAAAGGGATTGCCGTTGATGTTGAGAGGGTTTATATGGATAGGGGAACATATCCAAGAATGTGGAAGAAGAAGAAATAATAAGGTATATATAATTGCTAAAATATAGGGTAAATTTGTATAGTTTTTCTGACTGACTTTTAACTTAAGCTTATAACAATTTAAACTTAAGGCTAATCTAAAATTTAAAAGGATGATAATTATGAAACTTGTAAAAGATGCTTTATCAAGAACCGATACGACCAAATACTTAAGAGATGAATTTGGAGAAGCAAGAATATTAGTAGTTGGTTGTGGTGGAGCTGGAAACAATACAATCAACAGATTGATGGAAATAGGCATTCAAGGAGCTGAAACAATAGCTATCAACACCGACAAACAGCATCTGGAAGTAATACAAGCTCATAAGAAAATTTTAATTGGTTCTGCATTGACAAGAGGTTTAGGAGCTGGAGGTTATCCGGAAATTGGTAGAAAAGCTGCTGAAATGGCCAAAAGTACATTAGAAGAGCTTTTAAAAGGAGCTGACTTAGTGTTTGTCACCGCAGGAATGGGTGGTGGAACTGGAACAGGTTCAGCTCCGGTAGTGGCTGAGATAGCTAAAGAACATGGGGCCATAGTCGTTGGAGTTGTAACATATCCATTTAAAATTGAAAGAGCAAGAATGAAGAAGGCAGAGGAAGGAATTGAAAGAATGTCGGAGATTTGTGACACAGTAATTATTATAGATAACAACAAACTTTTAGACTTGGTTCCAAACTTGCCAATAAACGATGCATTTAAAGTGGCTGATGAGATTATAGCTCAAGCGGTTAAGGGAATAACTGAAACAATAGCTGTTCCAAGTTTAATAAACATTGACTTTGCAGATGTTAAGGCTGTTATGAGTGGTGGAGGAGTAGCGATGATTGGTGTTGGAGAAGTTGATAGTAGTGATAGAGGAGATAGGGTTCAAAATATAGTAAGAGAAACATTAAGCTGTCCATTATTGGATGTTGATTACAAAGGAGCTAAAGGAGCTTTAATCCACATAACAGGAGGACCTGATTTAACGTTAAAAGAAGCTAACGACATTGGAGAAGGAATAACCGCTCAACTTGACCCAGAGGCAAATGTTATATGGGGTGCAAGAATAGACCCTGAGATGGAGGGATGCATTAGGGTTATGGCAATAATTACTGGAGTAAAATCACCAAACATTATAGGAAAGGACACAAAACCAAGAAGAATAATTCCAAGAGTTTCAAAAGAACCTGCTCAAAGAAGAGAGCAAAAGAAATGTAACATTGATTTTATAGTATAAATCAACTTTATTTTTATTTTTAATAACTTTTTAGAATTATTTTAATTTTAGGGGTTGTTTATGAAAGCTTGTGAGAGATTATTGTTAAAAATTGAATCTCCAGAAAAATTTGTTGAAGAATTTAAAAGAATATTGCTTGAGTTAGGACTAACTTTAAAGGAATTTTCTGAAATTTCCGGAATTCCTTACAGCACTTTATATAAAGTTGCCCAAGGGAAAGATTTTAGAGTTTCAACCCTTATAAAAATTTTAAAGACTATACGGTCTTTTGAAGAAGATGAAGACATTGATACAATAGCAATTATAGCTGCAAGACCTGCTTTAAATAAGATTACAACGAGAAAATTGGAGATTAATGGAAAAACTTATTTGATAAAAGAATATCCTGCTGGTTCTTTGGAGGAGTGTATTGTTGCCGCTGTTAGAGCTGAGAGGGAGGGAGTTAAGGGCATTGTTTGTGCCCCTATTGTTAGTGCAACTATTGAAAAAATTGTCAATGTTCCTGTAGCTGTCATTATCCCAGAAAAAGATGCGTTTATGAAAGCTTTGGAAATAATTGCAAATAAAATAAATGAATAATATTACAAAGATAAATAATATTAATATTATTGTTTAACATGCTGAATTATTTTTTCTAAAAGTTTGTCAGCTATATTAACTTTAGAAACCTTAGATAATCCAATCCAAGAAGGTGT encodes:
- the cdhB gene encoding CO dehydrogenase/acetyl-CoA synthase complex subunit epsilon, with product MDERFIAYIPTAGSNVAHAEITSPKLVKMMIKRAKKPILILGENLEDKEKELIEKFIEKYNLEVIKTPEEMNLMALIKFLANSSYDLALFVGITYYYLAQAATHLKQFSNVITVSIDKYYQPNTLYSFPNLSMEEYLDYLNKLLEG
- the cdhA gene encoding CO dehydrogenase/acetyl-CoA synthase complex subunit alpha gives rise to the protein MVMENKIEIDAKKLLNPLVKMKNANISMKIKVGEEEEEDWEPMGPTPKPKVPTLRYWDFKLLERYPPFYMPICDMCCLCTFGKCDLSKGKKGACGLNIKAQQARVVLLACCIGAACHAGHSRHLVHHLIEKFGRNYPIDLGNEIEVEMPIARTVMGMKPKTLGDLEKILDYCEEQITHLLSATHTGQEGDYLDFESKALHAGMIDDLAREVGDIAQIVAYNMPKGDEDTPLIDLGFGCIDKNKPVILCIGHNVVPGGYILEYLEEKNMEDEVEVCGICCTAIDITRVSDKAKVVGPLSRQLMFVRSGVADVVVVDEQCIRTDILEEVLKTGAVLIATNEKMCLGLEDVSHMNEDEIISYLLRNRAALILDEEKVGKVAVEVAKIVAKERKDKKTLPNLDEVVELARQCTECGWCNRNCPNAFKVKEAMALAKQGNFDGFVDLYKRCYGCGRCEAICPRNLPIVSMTTKVGEAYYKDLKFKIRAGRGPIKDVEIRSVGAPIVFGDIPGVVALVGCSNHPNGEEEVALIAKEFLERKYIIVATGCAAMAIGMWKDKDGKTLYEKYPGEFRAGGLVNCGSCLSNCHISGAAIKIANIFAKVPLRGNYAEVADYILNKVGAVGVAWGAMSQKAAAIATGVNRWGIPVIVGPHGAKYRRLYLSNGEKFKAKDKKTGEILEIDPVPEHLIVTAENVKECICMIPKLCMRPNDTPKGRANKIYHYVDVYEKYFGRMPPDLEKFVRTEKDIPFMMKDKIMAYLEEKGWKPLEKYPQDPTILY
- a CDS encoding AtpZ/AtpI family protein codes for the protein MLRDVAFEFFMIIALSIFIGYIIAENTNNKLWIVIFLLFGIFCAFGRLFKMIEDYEKGDSIGKKGKK
- a CDS encoding RNA-guided pseudouridylation complex pseudouridine synthase subunit Cbf5; translation: MILLEKKVKNEELIVKEEAETNWDYGCNPYERKIEDLIKYGVVVIDKPRGPTSHEVSSWVKKILNLDKAGHGGTLDPKVTGVLPVALERATKTIPMWHIPPKEYICLMHLHRDASEEDILRIFKEFTGRIYQRPPLKAAVKRRLRIRKIYELELLDLEGRDVLFRVKCQSGTYIRKLCEDIGEALGTSAHMQELRRVKSGCFEEKDAVYLQDLLDAYIFWKEDGDEEELRRIIKPMEYGLRHLKKVVVKDSAVDAICHGADVYVRGIAKLSKGIGKGEIVLIETLKGEAVGVGKALMNTKEILNSDKGIAVDVERVYMDRGTYPRMWKKKK
- the ftsZ gene encoding cell division protein FtsZ; protein product: MKLVKDALSRTDTTKYLRDEFGEARILVVGCGGAGNNTINRLMEIGIQGAETIAINTDKQHLEVIQAHKKILIGSALTRGLGAGGYPEIGRKAAEMAKSTLEELLKGADLVFVTAGMGGGTGTGSAPVVAEIAKEHGAIVVGVVTYPFKIERARMKKAEEGIERMSEICDTVIIIDNNKLLDLVPNLPINDAFKVADEIIAQAVKGITETIAVPSLINIDFADVKAVMSGGGVAMIGVGEVDSSDRGDRVQNIVRETLSCPLLDVDYKGAKGALIHITGGPDLTLKEANDIGEGITAQLDPEANVIWGARIDPEMEGCIRVMAIITGVKSPNIIGKDTKPRRIIPRVSKEPAQRREQKKCNIDFIV
- a CDS encoding helix-turn-helix domain-containing protein, yielding MKACERLLLKIESPEKFVEEFKRILLELGLTLKEFSEISGIPYSTLYKVAQGKDFRVSTLIKILKTIRSFEEDEDIDTIAIIAARPALNKITTRKLEINGKTYLIKEYPAGSLEECIVAAVRAEREGVKGIVCAPIVSATIEKIVNVPVAVIIPEKDAFMKALEIIANKINE